A DNA window from Deinococcus malanensis contains the following coding sequences:
- a CDS encoding CCA tRNA nucleotidyltransferase → MTTAPASAVWRRLQPHDRAWLMQLATFAEGGRIALVGGAVRDALLGHTPLDLDVVVEGTPVLKVAEKTGLPLTFHPAFQNATLSLPDGRSADLVQARRETYPEPGTNPVPHPGTLADDLRRRDFSLNALALLVRPDSEPAFLDEVSGLRDLEVRQLRPLHGASLHEDASRLVRGARLAARLDLDASPQLLQQVPDARRMAPHTPRLWAELKLLLQEPRPGRAAQKLQQWGAADLLPGLNVLEALDSLQESGLQVPWLVYAAAVLSASDEPAALAARLGLGERPGALLARARSDTYYPEDTPEVILRRLLRPDSYPPLTGRDVVALGVAPGKAVGEALSHLAQLRQAGQVRSADEERAALQRYLAAR, encoded by the coding sequence GTGACAACAGCGCCGGCATCGGCAGTCTGGCGTCGGCTGCAGCCGCACGACCGGGCGTGGCTGATGCAGCTGGCCACATTCGCAGAGGGTGGCCGCATAGCCCTGGTCGGTGGCGCCGTCCGCGACGCCCTGCTGGGCCATACGCCTCTGGACCTGGATGTGGTCGTGGAGGGGACACCGGTGCTAAAGGTAGCTGAGAAGACAGGCCTGCCTTTGACCTTTCATCCTGCTTTCCAGAACGCCACGCTGAGTCTTCCGGATGGCCGGTCAGCCGATCTGGTGCAGGCCAGGCGCGAAACGTATCCGGAACCAGGGACCAACCCTGTGCCGCACCCAGGGACCCTGGCCGACGACCTGCGCCGGCGTGACTTCAGCCTGAATGCCCTGGCCCTGCTGGTGCGGCCAGACAGTGAGCCGGCCTTTCTGGATGAGGTCAGCGGGCTGAGGGACCTTGAGGTGCGGCAGCTGCGCCCCCTGCACGGCGCTTCCCTGCACGAGGATGCCAGCCGGCTGGTACGTGGGGCGCGGCTGGCTGCCCGGCTTGACCTGGACGCCAGTCCGCAGTTGCTGCAACAGGTTCCGGACGCCCGGCGGATGGCCCCCCATACGCCGCGGCTGTGGGCCGAACTCAAACTGTTGCTGCAGGAGCCCAGACCGGGGCGGGCCGCCCAAAAGCTTCAGCAGTGGGGTGCCGCCGATCTGTTGCCTGGCCTGAATGTGCTCGAAGCGCTGGACTCCCTTCAGGAGTCGGGGCTCCAGGTGCCGTGGCTGGTCTATGCGGCGGCCGTGCTCTCGGCCAGTGACGAACCGGCTGCCCTCGCCGCCCGCCTGGGCCTGGGAGAACGCCCGGGCGCTCTGCTCGCCCGGGCGCGGTCCGACACCTACTACCCGGAAGACACACCAGAAGTGATCCTGCGCCGGCTGCTGCGCCCGGACAGCTACCCTCCCCTGACCGGACGGGACGTCGTGGCCCTGGGGGTGGCCCCGGGGAAGGCCGTGGGTGAGGCCCTGAGCCACCTGGCGCAGCTGCGGCAGGCAGGACAGGTGCGCTCGGCCGACGAGGAACGTGCGGCACTCCAAAGGTATCTGGCGGCCAGATGA
- a CDS encoding S1C family serine protease — protein MKRPLFATTLVLVGLGLGATLLRDQVPPGTAQPADVPQAERAARLENEQNTMSIVRRYEPGLVFISTEQQVVRQDPMGWMFGGDPETQVQQGIGSGFFVNKAGDILTNYHVIAAQSPTGAAERITIRLMGREESVPARVIGLAPQYDLALLRAEKLDPKLITPIPLGNSDTLAVGQKAVAMGAPFGLDFSVTEGIVSSTARTIPIGFNGAGEGIMQRAIQTDAAINPGNSGGPLLDSSGKVIGINTQIISPGVQAGGVGQNAGVGFAIPVNAARNLLPRLQQAGGGVVSAPRLGVSAGLIVQSAQGAVAAGLSALSSSAKQDLDLPETGLVIGEVAPGSPAARAGLRGARQTQAFRGGEIALGSDVIVQADGKVVDALEDLQSALLDKQEGDQVKLQVVRGGERREVKVTLDASAFE, from the coding sequence ATGAAACGACCCCTGTTTGCCACGACACTGGTGCTGGTCGGCCTGGGGCTGGGTGCCACGCTCCTGCGTGACCAGGTGCCGCCGGGGACGGCGCAGCCCGCCGACGTGCCGCAGGCCGAACGCGCGGCACGGCTTGAGAACGAGCAGAACACCATGAGCATCGTGCGACGCTATGAGCCGGGGCTGGTCTTTATCAGCACCGAGCAGCAGGTGGTTCGTCAGGACCCCATGGGCTGGATGTTCGGTGGAGATCCGGAAACGCAGGTACAGCAGGGCATCGGCAGCGGCTTTTTTGTCAACAAGGCCGGGGACATCCTGACCAACTACCACGTGATCGCGGCCCAGAGCCCGACCGGTGCGGCTGAGCGCATCACCATCCGCCTGATGGGCCGTGAGGAGAGCGTACCTGCCCGCGTGATTGGTCTGGCACCGCAGTACGATCTGGCCCTGCTGCGCGCCGAGAAGCTGGACCCCAAGCTGATTACCCCGATCCCCCTGGGAAACAGTGACACCCTGGCCGTGGGGCAAAAGGCGGTGGCCATGGGAGCTCCGTTCGGACTGGACTTCAGCGTCACTGAGGGCATTGTCAGCAGCACCGCGCGCACCATTCCGATTGGGTTTAACGGCGCGGGCGAGGGCATCATGCAGCGGGCCATTCAGACCGACGCGGCCATCAACCCCGGGAACAGTGGTGGCCCACTGCTGGACAGTTCGGGCAAGGTGATCGGCATCAATACGCAGATAATCAGCCCCGGGGTCCAGGCTGGAGGGGTGGGACAAAACGCCGGGGTGGGCTTTGCCATTCCGGTCAACGCGGCCAGAAATCTTCTGCCACGGCTGCAGCAGGCAGGGGGAGGTGTCGTCAGCGCTCCTCGGCTGGGCGTGAGCGCCGGCTTGATCGTACAGAGCGCGCAGGGAGCCGTTGCAGCCGGCCTGAGCGCGCTGAGCAGCAGTGCCAAACAGGACCTGGATCTGCCGGAAACAGGGCTGGTGATAGGCGAGGTTGCCCCTGGCTCGCCTGCCGCCCGCGCCGGTCTGCGCGGCGCGCGACAGACCCAGGCCTTCCGGGGTGGAGAAATCGCGCTGGGCAGTGACGTGATCGTGCAGGCTGACGGAAAGGTCGTGGACGCGCTGGAGGACCTGCAGTCTGCCCTGCTGGACAAACAGGAAGGCGATCAGGTGAAGTTGCAGGTGGTACGCGGCGGCGAGCGGCGTGAAGTGAAGGTCACACTGGACGCCAGTGCCTTCGAGTGA
- a CDS encoding Hsp33 family molecular chaperone HslO has translation MTDALPASFVLRGTAAGNTLRLVGMDATRIVEDARLRHGLSKTATAALGRTMTASALLATVLGKRSDSRVTVRVHGGGPVGLMVAEGSVDGRVRGYVGRPEADLPLRESDGKLDVSGLVGTDGELEVTRLLDNGEPYTGSVHLISGEIAEDVSTYLGVSEQIPNAALLGVYEEGGRVHRAGGVLIQAMPGVSDETLARLEANIRAFGQITDHLRRGSLMEAMAALTAGLDLTLATEAQPAAFQCRCTRQRASDSLRFFNADERQEMIDAGGQGVHCHWCSETYHITPAEIAAIDAQIERAQA, from the coding sequence ATGACTGACGCCCTTCCTGCTTCCTTTGTTCTGCGGGGCACCGCAGCCGGAAATACCCTGCGTCTGGTAGGGATGGACGCAACACGAATCGTAGAGGACGCCCGGCTGCGCCACGGTCTGAGCAAAACAGCCACCGCAGCGCTGGGCCGGACCATGACGGCGTCTGCCCTGCTGGCCACGGTGCTGGGCAAGCGCAGCGACAGCCGGGTGACCGTACGGGTGCACGGCGGCGGTCCGGTAGGCCTGATGGTCGCTGAGGGCAGCGTGGACGGCCGCGTCCGCGGATATGTGGGCCGACCCGAGGCCGATCTGCCGCTGCGTGAAAGTGACGGCAAACTGGATGTCAGCGGTCTGGTCGGGACCGACGGCGAACTGGAAGTCACCCGTCTGCTCGACAACGGTGAGCCCTACACCGGCAGTGTGCATCTGATCAGCGGTGAGATCGCGGAGGACGTCAGCACCTACCTGGGCGTCTCGGAACAGATTCCCAACGCCGCCCTGCTGGGCGTTTACGAGGAAGGTGGGCGGGTCCACCGCGCCGGCGGAGTGCTGATTCAGGCCATGCCCGGTGTCAGCGACGAAACCCTGGCACGCCTGGAGGCCAATATCCGCGCTTTCGGACAGATCACCGATCATCTGCGCCGGGGCAGCCTGATGGAAGCTATGGCGGCGCTGACCGCCGGTCTGGACCTGACCCTGGCAACCGAAGCCCAGCCGGCGGCCTTCCAGTGCCGCTGCACCCGGCAGCGCGCCAGCGACAGCCTGCGGTTCTTCAATGCCGACGAGCGGCAGGAGATGATCGACGCTGGGGGCCAGGGCGTGCACTGCCACTGGTGCAGCGAGACCTATCACATCACGCCGGCCGAGATCGCTGCCATAGACGCCCAGATCGAACGCGCCCAGGCCTGA